GAAATTAGCTTCAAAAACCGCCTTTCTTTAAGACGCTATCTGGAGTCGGATGAGTATAAAACATTGACTGTTGATATGCCTAAGTATATTAAATCTTTTCAGCCTTACCCACAACGGAGTCGATCGACGCTAGTTTATAATGGGCAGCCAACGCTAGTCGGTCAAAGGGGGTTAGTCGGCGCTCAAAGTATTGAACAGTTAGGAGCGATTAACCAAATTCAAGAGTCAGTTACTCAACTGATGTTAGTTAACCGTTAAGTTTGGGTTAATTTAGGATTTAGGCCGATTAATGACATTGAGTAACCAGAGACTGCCAACAATAGAGATAAAATGAGATACCGTGGTATGGGTATTTCCCAACAAGACAAATAAATCGATTGGTTCAATAAATCTGCCCAGATCGGCTCCTGTAGGAATCAATCCTTGGGGTTGAAAGAGGGATTTACCCAGTAGTATCCCGGTAATGGCTTCAGCAGCTAAGAGAGAAAAGCTCATACCGACAATATTACAGACCAAGCCAAATTTAATCATTTGGATAGTGGTAGCCTTGGAGGGACGGACACTGGTATCGGGCGATCGCAGTTGTCGCGCTAACCGAGTGTAACGAAAGGCTTGCACGATACTGAAATAGAGGACAAGAAGACCACAAATGGCAAAAAATGCCCCTCCTCCACGACCGGGATCTTGGACTCCTGCTCGTGTCTCTTGACCAATTAAGGCAAACAAAAAGATAATCGTGGCGATCGCCCCTAATACGACTTGAGTCCAAAAGCTAATCCAAGCGGTCAGACGCAAGTTCCCCGAAAATTTCTCGACAGCAGGGGGAAGGGCATGGAATTCAGAGTTATCAGGCATAGTAATTCGCTACAGCTCCATTCCTTAATCTAGCAGGAAACTCCAAGAGGCGATCGGCAAATTCTTGACGACTGTCAAAAGGGTGTATTCTATATTGTAAGCTACTTATCAAAAGGTGAACTGAACGATGCCAGATTATTCAGAACGAGATAAACAAGCCGTTGTCACTAACTATGCTGTCCTCTGGAAACGGGCTGATATAGATTTAGAAACTTTTGATGGTTATTGGGGCCATGTCCATGGGCCAGTCTGTGTCCGTCTTCCTGGTTTATATCAGTATTGGCAACATCAAGTCCATCACAATCTAGGAGGCATTTGGCCAGAGATCGAAGGAGT
This window of the Roseofilum capinflatum BLCC-M114 genome carries:
- a CDS encoding DUF3611 family protein; this encodes MPDNSEFHALPPAVEKFSGNLRLTAWISFWTQVVLGAIATIIFLFALIGQETRAGVQDPGRGGGAFFAICGLLVLYFSIVQAFRYTRLARQLRSPDTSVRPSKATTIQMIKFGLVCNIVGMSFSLLAAEAITGILLGKSLFQPQGLIPTGADLGRFIEPIDLFVLLGNTHTTVSHFISIVGSLWLLNVINRPKS